In Nasonia vitripennis strain AsymCx chromosome 2, Nvit_psr_1.1, whole genome shotgun sequence, a genomic segment contains:
- the LOC100678627 gene encoding transmembrane protein 272, translated as MDFKQASPTPEGMPLNSNSDPYNVPPAVSVGVDPNAAAQMTQLTLNNSTPPPLYYNINLPPDQPSISGISDRGAPPSYEEAIDPNAPPPSYESLFGRMREAHKSRKGIFDFLQNILVLLLGTIGCTIILGITIVIPLCMMIIGGLYLYDCPQGEYIPVYLLVGGGFGVFKQLLHLSARVRHRREEQEEERIRQSSTQTLINCFMLGWFIIGSMWVYKEYQPNYDPALGKYCNKTLYLFAFWLITSVYIMLAITIVCICSISLASVLFQ; from the exons ATGGATTTTAAGCAGGCTAGTCCAACGCCAGAAGGAATGCCTCTGAACTCAAACTCGGATCCTTACAATGTACCGCCTGCTGTGTCGGTTGGGGTGGATCCAAATGCCGCTGCACAGATGACACAGCTCACGCTTAATAACTCAACGCCACCGCCATTATACTACAATATTAATCTACCTCCTGATCAGCCATCGATATCAGGGATTAGTGATAGAGGTGCACCGCCATCCTATGAGGAAGCAATTGATCCCAATG CTCCTCCGCCATCTTACGAATCACTCTTTGGTCGAATGAGAGAAGCACACAAATCCCGAAAAGGCATATTTGACTTTCTGCAGAATATATTAGTTTTACTTTTAGGCACAA TTGGGTGCACAATTATATTAGGTATCACAATTGTTATTCCACTGTGTATGATGATTATTGGTGGGCTTTATCTGTATGACTGTCCACAAGGTGAATACATTCCTGTTTACTTACTAGTAGGAGGTGGATTTGGAGTATTTAAACAATTGCTTCATCTGTCTGCGAGAGTACGACACCGTCGAGAAGAgcaagaagaagagagaattAGACAGTCTTCTACGCAAACTCTAATCAATTGTTTTATGCTTGGATGGTTTATCATTg GTTCTATGTGGGTTTACAAAGAATATCAACCAAATTATGATCCAGCTCTTGGTAAATATTGCAATAAAACGCTATACTTATTTGCATTCTGGTTAATCACTTCAGTCTACATCATGCTGGCTATTACGATAGTTTGCATCTGCAGTATTTCTTTAGCAAGTGTATTATTTCAATAG